The following coding sequences lie in one Cloeon dipterum chromosome 1, ieCloDipt1.1, whole genome shotgun sequence genomic window:
- the mop gene encoding tyrosine-protein phosphatase non-receptor type 23 isoform X4, which produces MEAVPRLPMLSFELKQSPENTEFGHKLRGYIRDYYHEDPESYSKEIHEIEGLRATAIRVSKDVDGCALLKKYYCQLHFLLSRFPMQEEGAASVTYFWIDIYTNIVYSTTSIRHEMASILYNIGALHSQLGSFDGRTTADGMKMSCTHFQCAAWCFQQLKETLGRPKGSDMSPDLMQFLNYICLAQAQECILEKSMMDSRKSLIIAKVGAHVVEYYNLALCILNQNSSEAGSILDTVGSKQHKNWSKYINFKIAYHNCVALLYQGQAMEEQQKMGERLAFYQAACEKLTEAAKLAKGLELTEVIGDALQFTQDVVEGKRKAAFNDNEYIYHEKVPDKDSLPPLKGASLVKGIPFNVNDGDVSGPDVFARLVPLRAHEASSMYSEEKAKLLRKVGTQVEEKDTELNAFMSSLHLDALNVGSDGDQLPGELIEACAALSAQPEAVRELVSAMDKLAETYHEVEAMLQETDQILKDELEKEKNWKETFGIDRPPSIAATELTREANKYRKAHSVAGESNQTLHKAMSLHVANLRTLCKPLEEIAMELPQTVGAGAETVEEQETIKEVTHLVAKVREMSSQRTMLTTQLRESVLKDDITGQLVTSASEGGHLDVVFDKEISKHQALVAIIEQNLSAQANILRALTDAYARYAPSRKAASNASRKRQGTIAALLASFHAREDLLAKANKGLEFYCRLETSVSKLLTRVRSVCKVQEEERQQQQRANVPMQHATTDIGTTVGNPKLKDYLQAMKQGGQISTPLNNMQSAMPSVGAVPPSTNPYYPHNYNPGVASTPLPTHTPPPVANAAPAENLQWPPSVRPNQVGANGPDMTATHAAPPEKRINNVNSQEGPKFGGQQQNLPYMHQNQLSHGVLPKVNNDAQPFSTSNTAPTYSYPAPANHSYAVTPAYPPAGYQAPASPAQNVTPSRPGYPPQQYVYQPKPQQYPTNNHQQYGAKPLNNYPQQYYQPGYNNPAAVSTPQHATYPAPTPSPQPSAYPAPVSTPQPSSYPTAVSTPQPAQPPNGYPAANPQIPQSSPVPLPQQSPLPHGAAQAYPGQVSTPQQAQGYPSQSAPTTYSASVTTPQATQAYGQNPYMYTYPFNQTASAFSDSRGYQGHHQYSGNVVYNTSPAPNNASQYTSAGKSNMHQTNTSETAVGGQTFANQYSAGTNAAQGSQLSYYNAPYYGYHQNVHGTPPPAAIPNYQGSPGQQVPSQNPVLHAGFRELQDTPKARMPDALTQTTYSSSPKKESVLTDSSSNVDLLAGLDFNVTTPPLIPEAKVVLSTPTKDPVANKVPAAQPEAVESKAAAPKPPVVESQPVEPPKASSPAIMPIQPVVKEAVPSKDPYAEPDALAQFTQEVERLEKLVEGLNNKTLNGPTPLDLKWKELQELQEKDAHKRIISVARCYPMKNRFPDILPFDHTRVELPSTKDDYINASFIRGISPRSCEYILTQAPLPSTYVDFWTMIWEQQVELVICLLSDAELNGEIYWPTQRGEELAMGKLRLSLNSMNTKPSWTERLISITHTETKMSRVLVHLQFSVWPGSSFPDSPSTFLSFVAEGLSQHAQQRSAKRPVVVHCHSGVGRSGLFCLLSAAMAEVRCGAGLPELLTVAANMSHQRRGPLRDRQHLLFAYQAVLYHCQDLLMKRAANIEWNVTQPEKSATPPPPAEESKSAEPPAAQPVSSLSELTSLVPDLSTLTPNKSNTKKGRICKEDFEKKRGSLTGSISPQGDDDPLSKLDPLWSLK; this is translated from the exons ATGGAGGCGGTTCCTCGTTTGCCGATGCTCAGTTTCGAGCTGAAGCAAAGTCCCGAGAACACCGAATTTGGACACAAGCTGCGAGGC TACATTCGCGACTACTATCACGAAGACCCGGAGTCCTACTCTAAAGAAATCCATGAAATCGAAGGCCTTCGAGCCACTGCAATCCGGGTTTCCAAAGATGTCGATGGGTGTGCGCTcctcaagaaatattattGCCAGTTGCACTTCTTGCTCAGTCGATTCCCAATGCAGGAGGAAGGCGCAGCTTCTGTCACCTATTTCTG GATTGACATCTACACAAACATTGTGTACAGCACGACATCAATCAGGCATGAAATGGCAAGCATCCTGTACAACATTGGGGCCTTGCACTCTCAGCTAGGTAGCTTTGATGGAAGGACCACCGCAGATGGAATGAAGATGTCTTGCACTCACTTTCAGTGTGCTGCTTGGTGCTTTCAA CAATTAAAGGAGACATTAGGGAGACCTAAAGGGTCAGACATGTCTCCAGACTTGATGCAGTTCTTGAACTACATTTGTCTAGCTCAGGCTCAAGAATGCATTCTGGAAAAGAGCATGATGGACAGCAGAAAGTCGTTGATTATTG CTAAAGTTGGAGCCCACGTAGTTGAATATTACAACCTAGCTCTCTGCATTCTGAACCAAAATTCTTCAGAAGCAGGCTCTATTTTGGATACAGTTGGTTCGAAACAACACAAG AATTGGTCCAAGtacatcaattttaaaatcgccTACCACAACTGCGTCGCGCTCTTGTACCAAGGCCAAGCCATGGAGGAGCAGCAGAAAATGGGCGAGCGCTTGGCCTTTTACCAGGCTGCCTGCGAGAAATTAACAGAGGCCGCCAAGCTAGCAAAAGGCCTGGAACTGACTGAAGTAATTGGAGACGCGCTTCAGTTCACGCAGGATGTGGTGGAGGGGAAGAGGAAAGCTGCTTTCAACGACAATGAGTACATCTACCATGAAAAGGTTCCTGACAAGGACAGTTTGCCACCTTTGAAGGGTGCCTCTCTGGTAAAAGGAATACCTTTCAACGTAAACGATGGAGATGTATCAGGCCCTGATGTCTTCGCCAGATTAGTTCCGCTCAGGGCACATGAAGCATCATCAATGTACAG TGAAGAAAAGGCTAAACTTCTTCGCAAAGTTGGCACGCAAGTTGAAGAAAAAGACACTGAGTTGAACGCTTTTATGTCCTCTCTCCACCTGGATGCTCTAAACGTTGGTTCTGATGGAGACCAACTTCCAGGC GAACTGATTGAGGCGTGTGCAGCGCTGAGTGCGCAACCAGAGGCTGTCAGAGAATTGGTTAGTGCCATGGACAAACTGGCGGAAACTTACCACGAAGTTGAAGCGATGCTGCAAGAAACAGATCAGATTCTCAAG gatgAGCTGGAGaaggagaaaaattggaaGGAGACATTCGGCATTGACAGGCCACCATCGATTGCTGCAACAGAACTGACAAGGGAAGCAAATAAGTACAGGAAAGCACATTCCGTAGCTGGCGAATCAAATCAGACGCTTCACAAAGCCATGTCGTTGCATGTTGCAAATTTGAGGACGCTTTGTAAGCCTCTCGAGGAAATTGCAATGGAACTTCCGCAAACAGTTGGAGCTGGAGCAGAAA CTGTAGAAGAACAGGAAACCATCAAGGAAGTGACGCACCTGGTGGCTAAAGTTAGAGAAATGAGCAGTCAGCGGACGATGCTGACCACCCAGCTCAGAGAGTCAGTCCTGAAGGACGACATCACAGGCCAACTTGTCACCAGTGCGTCTGAAGGAGGACATTTGGACGTGGTGTTTGACAAAGAAATCTCTAAACATCAGgctttg GTGGCCATCATTGAGCAAAATCTCTCTGCCCAAGCTAATATCTTGAGAGCATTGACCGATGCGTACGCCAGATACGCGCCCTCTCGAAAGGCGGCAAGCAACGCAAGCCGCAAGAGACAAGGCACGATCGCTGCCCTGCTAGCTTCATTCCACGCCAGGGAAGACTTGCTGGCCAAAGCTAACAAGGGTCTTGAATTCTACTGCCGTTTGGAAACCAGCGTGTCAAAACTGCTTACCAGAGTCAGGTCTGTCTGCAAAGTGCAGGAGGAGGAGCGGCAGCAACAGCAAAGGGCCAATGTGCCCATGCAGCACGCAACAACTGACATTGGTACCACTGTAGGAAATCCTAAACTGAAAGACTACCTACAG GCCATGAAGCAGGGAGGACAAATCTCCACCCCCCTGAACAACATGCAGAGTGCCATGCCATCAGTAGGAGCGGTTCCTCCCTCGACCAACCCATACTACCCCCACAACTACAATCCTGGCGTAGCGTCAACGCCATTGCCAACACATACTCCCCCACCGGTTGCAAACGCTGCtccagctgaaaatttgcAGTGGCCTCCATCTGTGAGACCAAACCAGGTTGGCGCTAACGGCCCAGATATGACTGCCACGCATGCAGCTCCACCTGAAAAGCGGATCAACAACGTGAATTCTCAGGAGGGTCCCAAGTTTGGTGGGCAACAGCAGAATCTGCCATACATGCATCAGAACCAGCTGAGCCACGGAGTGCTTCCTAAGGTCAACAATGATGCCCAACCCTTCTCAACATCTAACACAGCGCCAACCTACTCCTATCCGGCTCCAGCAAACCACTCGTATGCAGTGACCCCAGCTTACCCTCCTGCTGGCTACCAAGCTCCCGCTTCCCCTGCCCAAAACGTGACCCCTTCTAGGCCTGGCTACCCACCACAGCAATATGTGTACCAGCCCAAGCCGCAGCAGTACCCTACTAACAATCATCAGCAGTACGGAGCCAAGCCATTGAATAACTACCCTCAACAGTACTACCAGCCAGGATACAACAACCCTGCTGCTGTTTCCACCCCTCAACACGCAACATACCCCGCTCCAACGCCCAGCCCTCAACCCTCGGCTTACCCTGCCCCTGTTTCGACCCCCCAGCCATCGTCATACCCCACTGCAGTTTCCACCCCTCAACCAGCCCAGCCACCAAATGGTTACCCTGCTGCAAATCCGCAAATACCGCAGAGCTCTCCAGTCCCCCTACCGCAGCAATCTCCCCTGCCACATGGTGCAGCACAGGCTTATCCAGGGCAAGTTTCCACCCCTCAACAGGCGCAGGGTTACCCTTCGCAGAGCGCCCCAACCACCTACTCGGCGTCTGTGACCACCCCACAAGCGACTCAAGCGTATGGGCAGAATCCTTACATGTACACTTACCCCTTCAATCAGACTGCATCGGCCTTTTCTGACTCTCGTGGATACCAAGGCCATCACCAGTATTCaggaaat GTGGTGTACAACACATCTCCCGCACCAAACAACGCGAGCCAGTACACAAGTGCTGGGAAATCCAACATGCACCAGACCAACACGTCCGAGACTGCTGTGGGAGGTCAGACATTCGCCAACCAGTATTCTGCCGGCACCAATGCGGCACAAGGAAGCCAATTGTCTTACTACAACGCCCCATACTATGGGTACCACCAAAATGTGCATGGAACGCCTCCCCCTGCTGCAATTCCTAACTATCAGGGATCACCCGGTCAACAAGTTCCATCTCAG AATCCTGTCTTGCATGCCGGTTTTCGTGAATTGCAGGATACACCTAAG GCAAGGATGCCAGATGCATTGACTCAAACTACCTACAGCAGTTCGCCCAAGAAAGAGTCTGTTTTGACGGATTCCTCTTCAAATGTGGATTTATTGGCTGGCCTAGATTTCAACGTTACAACACCACCTCTCATTCCAGAGGCAAAGGTTGTCCTCAGTACTCCTACAAAGGACCCTGTTGCTAATAAG GttcctgctgctcaacctGAGGCGGTAGAATCTAAAGCTGCAGCCCCAAAACCACCAGTCGTTGAGTCCCAACCTGTAGAACCACCGAAGGCATCTTCTCCAGCAATAATGCCCATCCAACCTGTGGTGAAAGAAGCAGTGCCAAGCAAAGATCCGTATGCGGAACCTGATGCCCTAGCTCAGTTTACGCAAGAGGTCGAGAGACTGGAAAAACTGGTGGAAGGCCTCAACAATAAAACCCTGAATGGACCCACACCTCTGGACCTAAAGTGGAAGGAGCTCCAGGAACTGCAG gaaaaagaCGCTCACAAGAGAATCATATCTGTGGCCCGATGCTATCCCATGAAAAACAGGTTCCCAGACATTCTGCCGTTTGATCACACAAGGGTGGAGCTACCATCAACTAAAGATGATTACATCAATGCTTCATTTATAAGGGGAATTTCCCCCAGAAGTTGCGAGTACATTCTAACGCAAGCTCCACTGCCTTCAACCTATGTCGACTTTTGGACCATGATTTGGGAACAGCAAGTGGAACTGGTTATTTGCTTGCTGAGTGATGCTGAG CTTAATGGTGAAATTTACTGGCCAACGCAACGGGGTGAAGAGCTGGCGATGGGCAAACTGCGCCTGTCGCTTAACTCGATGAACACCAAGCCCAGCTGGACTGAGAGACTGATTTCGATAACCCACACGGAAACTAAAATGTCAAGGGTGCTAGTTCACCTACAATTTAGTGTGTGGCCTGGAAG CTCATTTCCCGACTCCCCGAGTACATTCCTTTCGTTTGTGGCCGAGGGATTGAGCCAGCACGCGCAGCAAAGGTCGGCCAAGCGTCCCGTAGTGGTGCACTGCCACTCTGGAGTCGGACGCTCTGGCCTCTTCTGCCTGCTGAGCGCTGCAATGGCTGAGGTCCGCTGTGGAGCAGGCCTCCCAGAGCTTCTGACGGTGGCCGCCAACATGTCCCACCAACGCAGGGGCCCTTTGAGAGACCGACAGCACCTGCTATTTGCCTATCAAGCAGTTCTCTACCACTGCCAGGATCTGCTGATGAAAC GTGCGGCAAATATTGAGTGGAACGTAACGCAGCCAGAGAAATCAGCAACACCGCCTCCACCCgcagaggaatcgaaatcagcTGAGCCTCCTGCCGCCCAGCCAGTTTCTTCTCTGTCGGAGCTGACATCTCTCGTCCCAGACCTGAGCACTCTCACGCCCAACAAGTCGAACACAAAGAAGGGCCGAATTTGCAAGGaagattttgagaaaaaacgTGGCTCGTTGACAGGAAGCATCAGCCCTCAGGGGGACGATGACCCCTTGAGCAAGCTGGATCCTTTGTGGTCGCTGAAGTGA